In Paenibacillus algicola, a genomic segment contains:
- the fliW gene encoding flagellar assembly protein FliW, which translates to MNTAVFGEIEMPEEQIYHFPKGIPGFENEHQFALLFEENSPFMYMQSLQNKDLSFVVTDPFSFYPDYEFDLPDNEAEELHIDDDLFIKCILTVRDSVKDSTVNLLAPLVFNPKNRLAKQIVLRQVPYQTKHLLWQHPQGLNEKEGV; encoded by the coding sequence TTGAATACTGCAGTATTTGGAGAAATTGAAATGCCTGAAGAACAAATTTATCATTTCCCTAAGGGGATTCCGGGCTTCGAGAACGAACATCAATTTGCTCTGTTATTTGAAGAGAATAGTCCTTTTATGTATATGCAATCCCTGCAGAATAAGGACCTATCTTTTGTGGTGACCGATCCCTTTTCATTTTATCCAGATTATGAATTTGATCTACCGGATAACGAAGCAGAAGAGTTACACATTGATGATGATTTATTCATAAAGTGTATCTTAACCGTTAGGGACAGCGTTAAAGATTCCACGGTTAATCTCTTGGCTCCACTTGTGTTTAATCCGAAGAACAGGCTAGCCAAACAGATCGTTCTTCGTCAGGTTCCATATCAGACCAAGCATTTATTGTGGCAGCATCCACAAGGACTGAATGAAAAGGAAGGTGTATAG
- the fliS gene encoding flagellar export chaperone FliS encodes MINSPYQKYQQVQAQTASKPKLLIMLYDGAIRFLRSGIEGIEERDIEKSNNNLCKAQAIIHELISALNFDYPISNDLLKIYDYMVSQLIVANVNKDAAPAREVLNHLTELREAWVEASRMPGAGGAV; translated from the coding sequence ATGATTAACTCCCCCTATCAGAAATATCAGCAGGTACAGGCTCAGACTGCTTCGAAACCAAAACTTCTTATCATGCTTTATGATGGGGCTATCCGGTTTTTGCGCTCCGGAATTGAAGGAATTGAAGAGCGGGATATTGAGAAGTCAAACAATAACCTTTGTAAAGCGCAAGCAATTATACATGAATTAATATCTGCCTTGAATTTTGATTATCCGATTTCAAATGACTTATTGAAGATATACGATTACATGGTAAGTCAACTCATTGTAGCTAACGTAAATAAGGATGCGGCACCTGCTCGAGAAGTGCTGAATCATTTAACTGAATTACGTGAAGCTTGGGTGGAAGCGAGCAGAATGCCGGGAGCTGGTGGGGCTGTATGA
- a CDS encoding motility associated factor glycosyltransferase family protein — protein sequence MSILQYNYNPLSDRFPHVIKGLNDSNSLNNPIDYKEAIDRDDLWLQAVENSIKDCKIVFVYGFGRGLSIADLLDQYPDRWFFVYEPDVSLFNQTLSQYDVSLLLSHPNFYWLSVGEKQLNMLFHMVCSYMIKDLAFVALRHYLEMDMDHLRDIKSQFLEYRDTFYANKFTENRFREDWTQNYLYHIADTLHTPSIEQLFYAFEGVTAVVVSSGPSLQEDIDYLKKLKPHVLIIAAGSSIQALIKNGIQPHLTVIMDGHPINKKVFSNPNALKSPLLFTTSSYYEISDAKKHEKVHSIMKGDAVSQYFFQKDRDELLMYPTATVAGTSIQAAAYLGAKRIILAGQDLSFPNHQLYTDGINHFTNETVNTMIKSANKELPNVKGGTNLSNDTFFHMKENIERLIETLTQVEFINTSRYGAVIEGAPFQPIETLYDQLLAEKDNISPNAIGDWINENTNGLDRNRVLNVQQRVEATLTDLLIVRSEIVVLQKNMNKLRELSRTKPLKAQKKLELIENLWGSIANRDWFSPIMESIIPLQIAKFDKLLPIIITEQDLIRKTDLVYDHLGQLLVDIDERIPQLQDMFMEAIRRMDKLQEVESSDLD from the coding sequence ATGTCAATTTTACAATATAACTATAATCCGCTATCAGACCGATTTCCGCATGTTATAAAAGGACTAAATGATTCCAATAGTTTAAACAACCCTATTGATTATAAAGAAGCGATAGATCGTGATGACTTATGGCTTCAAGCTGTAGAAAATTCTATAAAAGACTGCAAAATTGTATTTGTATATGGCTTTGGAAGAGGGCTCAGTATTGCAGACCTGCTTGATCAATATCCGGATCGTTGGTTTTTTGTTTATGAACCAGATGTAAGCTTGTTTAATCAAACACTTTCCCAGTATGACGTTAGCCTGTTACTATCGCATCCTAACTTTTACTGGCTCTCTGTCGGAGAAAAACAATTAAACATGCTGTTTCATATGGTTTGTAGTTATATGATTAAAGATTTGGCATTTGTGGCCTTACGCCATTACTTGGAAATGGATATGGACCATTTACGGGATATTAAATCACAGTTTTTGGAATATAGAGACACCTTTTATGCCAATAAGTTCACGGAGAATCGTTTTCGAGAGGATTGGACTCAGAACTATTTGTATCATATAGCGGACACGCTACATACGCCATCAATTGAACAACTGTTTTACGCTTTTGAAGGAGTGACTGCGGTAGTTGTATCCTCCGGCCCGTCTCTTCAAGAGGACATTGACTACTTGAAAAAGCTAAAGCCACATGTTCTGATTATTGCAGCGGGTTCCAGTATACAGGCCCTAATTAAAAATGGTATTCAACCACATTTGACAGTTATTATGGACGGACACCCCATAAACAAAAAGGTTTTTTCAAACCCAAATGCTTTAAAATCACCACTGCTATTTACAACATCTTCGTATTATGAGATCTCAGATGCGAAGAAACATGAAAAGGTGCATAGCATTATGAAAGGTGATGCTGTCTCTCAATATTTTTTTCAGAAGGATAGAGATGAGCTTCTAATGTACCCTACAGCAACAGTTGCTGGGACATCCATTCAGGCGGCGGCTTATTTAGGAGCAAAGAGAATTATATTAGCTGGACAAGATCTATCATTTCCGAATCATCAACTGTACACGGATGGAATTAATCATTTTACCAATGAAACAGTAAATACAATGATTAAATCTGCGAATAAAGAGCTTCCTAATGTAAAGGGTGGTACAAACTTATCGAATGATACTTTTTTTCATATGAAAGAAAATATTGAAAGATTAATCGAAACACTGACCCAAGTAGAATTTATCAATACAAGTCGATATGGAGCTGTTATAGAGGGTGCGCCATTTCAGCCGATAGAGACATTGTATGATCAATTACTAGCTGAAAAAGATAATATTTCTCCAAATGCCATTGGGGACTGGATCAATGAAAATACAAACGGACTAGACCGTAATCGAGTATTGAACGTGCAACAAAGGGTGGAAGCTACGTTAACGGATTTACTTATTGTTCGCTCTGAAATCGTTGTTCTACAAAAAAACATGAATAAGTTACGGGAATTAAGCCGTACCAAGCCTTTAAAAGCTCAGAAAAAACTAGAACTTATCGAAAATTTATGGGGTTCTATTGCCAATAGAGATTGGTTTTCGCCGATTATGGAATCGATCATTCCGCTGCAAATTGCTAAATTTGATAAGCTGCTGCCTATCATTATTACGGAGCAGGATCTGATTCGTAAAACAGACTTGGTTTATGATCATTTGGGGCAGCTGCTTGTAGATATAGATGAACGGATCCCGCAGCTACAGGATATGTTCATGGAAGCCATTCGTCGAATGGATAAACTTCAAGAAGTCGAATCTTCGGATTTGGACTAA
- the fliD gene encoding flagellar filament capping protein FliD, with product MVTRISGLASGMDIDAMVKKLMQAERKPLDKLNQQKQLLEWKRESYRETSTKLVSFLQEKLSKLSLSSSISAQKANVSGNLDILSAVASSTASGTMEITVKDLATSSRAVTALNVDANGDSISFNVASSTLLSNLNPKILPGEVQVGEAMITVTAEDTIESFVKKINSSKEAGVTAIYDNSSGLSLTSKATGSAAIKLDANVASAFQLHSKAGTDAALTVNGLAITKSSNSFELNGVNITLKSKTPIGAITRIEVSKDTDKIVENVQSFVDAYNDVLALLNSKVGEERFRKYHPLSTEERAAMSDEEAKLWTSKAKSGMLKSDGILQDTITQMRTALMQGVDIGRDDGKPLILTELGITTGTYDTKGKLILDQDKLKKALEADPEIVSNFFVKKDPATALKSEYTQLDGVYTKLTKITNLSLQRMAETAGTSKVSSDLSSTFLNTSSMGEQLTSLDRRISDMTSRLNRIETNYFKKFSAMETAINRYNSTSSSLAGFMA from the coding sequence ATGGTAACTAGAATTAGTGGTCTAGCATCCGGCATGGATATTGACGCAATGGTGAAGAAATTGATGCAAGCCGAGCGCAAGCCTCTAGATAAGCTAAATCAACAAAAGCAATTGCTGGAGTGGAAACGGGAGAGTTATCGTGAGACAAGTACGAAATTAGTATCGTTTCTTCAGGAAAAGCTTTCGAAGCTGAGTCTAAGCAGCTCGATCAGTGCTCAAAAGGCAAACGTCTCCGGTAACCTAGATATCTTGTCTGCCGTTGCTTCGTCTACAGCTAGTGGAACAATGGAAATTACCGTAAAGGACTTGGCGACGTCATCAAGGGCAGTTACAGCACTAAATGTAGATGCTAACGGAGATTCTATTAGCTTTAATGTAGCTAGCTCAACTTTGCTATCTAATTTGAATCCGAAAATTCTCCCAGGAGAGGTCCAAGTTGGTGAAGCAATGATAACCGTTACTGCTGAGGATACAATTGAATCCTTCGTGAAAAAGATTAATAGTAGCAAAGAGGCTGGTGTAACAGCCATTTATGACAATAGTTCCGGTCTATCCCTAACGAGTAAAGCAACAGGTTCAGCAGCAATTAAACTAGATGCAAATGTTGCATCAGCTTTTCAATTACACTCTAAAGCAGGTACCGATGCAGCATTAACGGTTAATGGATTGGCAATTACGAAATCGTCCAATTCATTTGAACTTAACGGAGTAAACATTACATTAAAGAGTAAGACACCGATCGGAGCCATTACTCGCATAGAGGTTTCGAAGGATACAGATAAAATTGTAGAGAATGTTCAAAGCTTTGTTGATGCATACAACGATGTCTTGGCCCTCTTAAACAGTAAGGTGGGCGAGGAGCGGTTTAGAAAGTATCATCCTCTCAGTACCGAGGAAAGAGCGGCTATGAGTGATGAGGAAGCCAAGCTTTGGACCTCTAAGGCTAAGAGTGGTATGCTGAAGAGTGATGGTATTTTGCAGGATACGATTACTCAGATGCGTACGGCTCTCATGCAAGGTGTAGATATCGGAAGAGATGATGGTAAACCGTTAATCCTGACAGAGCTTGGCATCACGACTGGAACGTACGATACTAAAGGGAAACTTATCTTGGATCAGGATAAGCTCAAAAAGGCATTAGAAGCTGACCCTGAGATCGTCAGCAACTTTTTTGTTAAAAAGGATCCTGCGACGGCTTTAAAAAGCGAATATACCCAGCTGGATGGTGTGTATACAAAACTGACAAAAATCACAAATCTAAGTCTTCAGCGGATGGCCGAGACTGCAGGTACGTCTAAGGTCAGCAGTGATTTATCATCAACGTTCCTTAATACGAGCTCAATGGGAGAGCAATTAACAAGTTTAGATCGCAGAATTAGCGATATGACAAGTCGGTTGAATCGAATTGAAACGAATTATTTCAAGAAATTTAGTGCAATGGAAACGGCTATTAATCGATATAACAGTACGTCTTCAAGTCTTGCAGGTTTTATGGCGTAA
- a CDS encoding flagellar protein FlaG, whose product MDRIVSSNNVPVVTQTSVNKRVTSMLGTEKSLSIIQATAQVPSGDTKPQQTMDEAIQQLQKAIDAIQGPQKTLEFSIHEKTNTVMIKVLNKETGDLIREVPPEKILDLAARMMEITGFIIDEKV is encoded by the coding sequence ATGGATCGAATAGTCTCATCCAATAATGTTCCAGTCGTTACACAAACATCTGTAAACAAGCGAGTTACTTCAATGTTGGGTACAGAAAAGAGCCTGTCAATTATACAAGCAACGGCTCAGGTGCCATCAGGAGATACCAAACCACAGCAGACGATGGATGAAGCTATCCAGCAGCTTCAAAAGGCAATTGATGCAATACAAGGCCCGCAAAAGACACTTGAGTTTTCTATTCATGAGAAAACGAATACAGTGATGATTAAAGTCTTGAATAAAGAGACCGGTGATCTGATTCGAGAAGTTCCACCAGAAAAGATTTTAGATTTAGCAGCAAGGATGATGGAAATAACAGGGTTCATCATAGATGAGAAAGTATAG
- the csrA gene encoding carbon storage regulator CsrA, translating to MLVLSRKLGESIVIQDQIELTVLSVEGETVRIGIKAPKHVDIFRKEVYLSIQESNQESAKPSPAGMLALMKMMDDNK from the coding sequence ATGCTGGTGCTATCTCGGAAACTAGGAGAATCTATCGTTATTCAGGATCAAATCGAGCTTACGGTTCTTAGTGTTGAAGGAGAAACGGTTCGAATTGGAATAAAGGCTCCTAAGCATGTAGATATTTTCAGGAAGGAAGTATACCTTTCTATTCAGGAGTCGAATCAGGAATCTGCTAAACCATCACCTGCCGGAATGTTAGCGTTAATGAAAATGATGGATGATAATAAATAA
- the flgL gene encoding flagellar hook-associated protein FlgL, translating to MLRVTSNMMSNQLLQNLNRNARSMNETQIQMSTGMKINKPSDDPVGITYSLRYRGEIASNEQYQKNVDSALSWLGFTDTMMDQAGNVLHRLKEITVQGSTGTNPQSALDSVSQEVLQLKNQLVDIANSRLNGKYVFNGQQYDKAPFDFPNYLDGSIDTSGAYVIQTDHGSVEYLVGENVKIGINVSGNDAFGSGNDNVFVMMDRISHSLLAGDQSAVSDELSNIETSLERILTMRAEVGAKTNRVELIEGRLKDLDLNLSKLQAKTEDADYTELIMRSQIQENVYNASLSAGAKIIQPSLVDFLR from the coding sequence ATGTTAAGAGTCACATCCAATATGATGAGCAATCAGCTGCTGCAGAACCTGAACCGTAATGCGAGAAGTATGAATGAGACACAAATTCAGATGTCCACTGGCATGAAGATTAACAAGCCGTCGGATGATCCTGTAGGGATCACTTATTCGCTTCGGTATCGCGGAGAGATTGCGTCGAATGAACAGTATCAGAAGAATGTGGACAGCGCGCTGTCGTGGCTTGGTTTTACGGATACGATGATGGATCAAGCCGGAAATGTTCTGCACCGACTGAAGGAAATAACAGTTCAGGGCTCCACAGGTACAAATCCTCAATCAGCCCTGGACAGTGTCAGCCAGGAAGTCTTGCAATTAAAGAATCAGCTTGTTGATATAGCAAATAGTAGATTGAATGGCAAGTATGTTTTTAACGGACAGCAGTATGATAAGGCCCCTTTTGATTTTCCTAACTATTTAGACGGCTCTATAGATACCTCTGGAGCATACGTAATTCAGACTGATCATGGATCGGTCGAATATCTTGTAGGAGAGAACGTAAAGATCGGGATTAACGTTTCAGGAAATGATGCTTTTGGTTCTGGAAATGATAACGTCTTTGTTATGATGGATCGCATCTCACATTCTCTTCTTGCAGGAGATCAAAGTGCCGTGAGTGATGAATTATCAAATATTGAGACGAGCCTCGAACGTATTCTTACGATGCGTGCGGAAGTAGGGGCCAAGACAAATCGGGTTGAGCTAATTGAAGGGCGATTGAAAGATCTTGATCTGAATTTATCAAAGTTGCAAGCTAAAACTGAGGATGCTGATTATACTGAATTAATTATGCGTTCGCAAATACAGGAGAATGTTTACAACGCTTCACTATCTGCTGGTGCCAAGATTATTCAGCCTTCGTTGGTGGATTTCCTGCGATAA
- the flgK gene encoding flagellar hook-associated protein FlgK, which yields MRSTFHSIETAKRSLFTQTAALSTTGHNIANANTEGYSRQVVKMQASLPIEAYGINRSTAPGQLGTGVEFTSIERIREQFLDDQFRGENSSYGSWGIQYDTLDKLEAIINEPSNSGIRKVMDQFWNSFSELSKNPEDPTARKIVKQTAESLTDALNHMDTQLNNLSRDLNSNIEVKAKEIQGYLTSIADLNHTITRIESAGNHANDLRDQRDLMADKLSRIMNITVSEGAGGYNISMGGQSLVEGSAVTAAVDSTFLGAAFAGGDLNSGEVHGMIISRDTLLSDYQSQINTLANTLVNGDVTVKLPAGAMPPAGTILTSDAEVSVSGVTSTVTAGQPIPAGAVLQKDVSTVVQGFNGLHQLGYTMDGSTDPGVPFFTAADGGSVITAGNIRLNQVISDNPDKIATSMRLSSDGNSVIKGNNDMAKLLTTLKDSMFTVPGGSNSSTINGLFSSMVGQLGVQAQETGRQTDNASFLVTQVETRRMSVSGVSLDEEMTNMIKFQHAYSAASRFLTTFDQLLDKLINSTGVVGR from the coding sequence TATTCCAGACAGGTTGTGAAGATGCAGGCCTCTCTGCCGATTGAAGCCTATGGCATCAATCGCTCCACGGCTCCGGGCCAGCTGGGCACGGGTGTGGAGTTTACTAGCATTGAGCGCATTCGGGAGCAGTTCTTAGACGACCAGTTCCGCGGAGAGAACAGCTCTTATGGCAGCTGGGGAATTCAGTATGACACGCTGGATAAGCTGGAAGCTATCATTAATGAGCCTTCCAATAGCGGCATTCGCAAGGTCATGGACCAATTCTGGAATTCATTTTCAGAGCTTTCGAAGAATCCGGAGGATCCTACAGCGCGCAAGATCGTGAAGCAGACCGCTGAATCATTAACCGACGCGCTGAATCACATGGACACCCAGCTGAACAATCTTAGCCGAGATTTGAATTCTAACATTGAAGTGAAAGCGAAAGAGATTCAGGGATACTTGACCTCTATCGCAGATTTGAACCATACAATTACCAGAATTGAGAGTGCAGGTAATCATGCAAACGACCTGCGGGATCAGCGTGATCTGATGGCGGACAAGCTGTCGCGCATTATGAACATCACAGTTTCTGAAGGAGCCGGCGGATATAACATATCTATGGGCGGGCAGAGTCTGGTAGAGGGCAGTGCGGTGACGGCAGCAGTGGACAGCACGTTCCTTGGCGCTGCCTTTGCTGGCGGTGATCTCAACAGCGGTGAGGTTCACGGGATGATCATCTCTCGGGATACGCTGCTGTCCGATTACCAGTCTCAGATTAATACACTGGCCAATACCCTTGTAAACGGCGATGTTACAGTGAAGCTTCCTGCGGGCGCAATGCCACCGGCAGGTACCATCCTGACGTCAGATGCTGAAGTGTCTGTGAGTGGTGTAACCAGCACGGTGACAGCCGGTCAACCGATCCCTGCCGGCGCTGTTCTGCAGAAGGATGTATCGACGGTCGTTCAAGGCTTCAATGGCCTGCACCAGCTGGGCTATACGATGGACGGCTCTACCGATCCGGGTGTTCCTTTCTTTACAGCCGCGGATGGCGGCAGCGTGATTACCGCCGGCAATATCCGCCTGAACCAGGTTATTTCGGACAATCCAGACAAGATCGCTACCTCCATGCGCCTGTCCTCCGACGGCAATTCAGTCATTAAAGGGAATAATGATATGGCGAAGCTGCTGACGACGCTGAAGGACTCCATGTTTACTGTTCCTGGCGGCAGCAATAGCTCCACCATCAACGGTCTATTCAGCTCTATGGTCGGACAGCTGGGTGTGCAAGCCCAGGAGACGGGACGGCAAACCGATAATGCTTCTTTTTTGGTGACACAGGTCGAGACTCGCCGCATGTCCGTCAGTGGCGTTTCCTTGGATGAAGAGATGACGAATATGATTAAATTTCAGCATGCCTACAGTGCGGCGTCTCGTTTCCTGACGACATTCGACCAGCTGCTGGATAAGCTGATTAATTCAACAGGCGTTGTTGGCCGATAA
- a CDS encoding flagellin N-terminal helical domain-containing protein: MIINHNIPALNTHRNMGLNTNATSKNMEKLSSGLRINRAADDAAGLSISEKMRGQIRGLEQAQRNVQDGISFAQTAEGAMNEVSAMLTRMKELGVQQENGTYSAGDKSNIKAELGQLGAQIDSILENTKFNGINISGSSVAIQADDNTFQITINGIDSTGFKGLDSSVTLTATTDAIEQVAKQRAKLGAVQNRLEYTSNNLGTTVENLTASESRIRDTDMAKEMVNLSKNNILLQASQSMLAQANSAPQGVLSLLR; the protein is encoded by the coding sequence ATGATTATCAATCACAATATTCCAGCTTTGAACACTCACCGTAACATGGGTCTGAATACGAACGCAACTAGCAAGAACATGGAGAAATTGTCTTCCGGTCTTCGTATCAACCGTGCTGCTGACGATGCTGCAGGTCTTTCGATCTCCGAGAAAATGCGTGGTCAAATCCGTGGTCTTGAGCAAGCTCAACGTAACGTTCAAGACGGTATCTCCTTTGCTCAAACAGCTGAGGGTGCAATGAACGAAGTTAGTGCGATGCTGACTCGTATGAAAGAGCTTGGAGTACAGCAAGAGAACGGAACATACAGTGCTGGTGACAAGTCCAATATCAAAGCTGAGCTCGGACAATTGGGTGCACAAATCGACAGCATTTTGGAAAACACGAAGTTTAACGGAATTAACATTTCCGGTTCTTCTGTTGCTATCCAAGCAGATGATAATACTTTCCAAATCACGATTAATGGTATCGACTCAACTGGCTTTAAAGGTTTGGATTCTTCAGTAACACTTACAGCAACAACGGATGCAATTGAACAGGTTGCTAAGCAACGTGCTAAATTGGGTGCTGTTCAAAATCGTCTGGAGTACACTTCTAACAACCTGGGTACAACAGTAGAAAACCTGACTGCTTCCGAATCCCGTATTCGTGATACCGATATGGCTAAGGAAATGGTTAACCTGTCCAAGAACAATATTTTGCTGCAGGCTTCCCAGTCAATGCTTGCACAAGCAAACTCTGCGCCACAAGGCGTACTGTCACTGCTTCGTTAA